One Mesorhizobium loti genomic window carries:
- a CDS encoding ketosteroid isomerase-like protein, whose translation MSIEKNIQTVKDFFAAIGSGDKEALLALVAEDIEWIIPGEDWPLAGTRHGHAGLADLLETASKSIETSTEPREFVAQGDRVLVVGSARGKIKATNKTFEDDWIFAITVRDGRLTTIREYVDTQALARASRMNASGTA comes from the coding sequence ATGAGTATCGAGAAGAACATCCAGACCGTGAAGGACTTCTTCGCCGCGATCGGCAGCGGCGACAAGGAGGCTCTGTTGGCGCTGGTCGCCGAAGACATCGAGTGGATCATCCCGGGCGAGGACTGGCCGCTGGCAGGAACGCGCCACGGACACGCCGGGCTGGCGGATTTGCTTGAGACGGCATCCAAGTCGATAGAAACGTCCACCGAACCCCGGGAATTCGTAGCGCAGGGGGACCGGGTTCTGGTCGTCGGCTCCGCCAGGGGGAAGATCAAAGCCACGAACAAGACGTTCGAGGACGACTGGATCTTCGCCATCACCGTCCGGGACGGCAGACTGACCACCATCCGGGAATACGTCGACACGCAAGCGCTGGCCCGGGCCTCGCGGATGAACGCGTCCGGAACTGCGTAG
- a CDS encoding LysR family transcriptional regulator translates to MRDCTMIDWDDVRYFLAVARGGSVRAAAKRLGVNHATVLRRIAQLEDRLGAQMFEKLPSGYRLTAAGEEVLELAERMEASSHQLETRVFGRDQSVRGLLRVTLAPTLATHLLMPDFADFARLHPDIEMEILSSGELANLTNRDADVAVRVVYDRKTLPLNLHGLKGAELFGGVYMSRDRLAAWRAGAPDPIRWIVISSHGIPQWASEGEVRTTAVPFRTTDGEAQIVAVRQGLGMTTLPCFIGDADPLLARVPGTDLHMYGTVWLLTQGETRKTKRVRLFTEFVSRRLAAYAPLLAGLSLSRD, encoded by the coding sequence GTGCGGGATTGCACCATGATCGACTGGGATGACGTTCGCTACTTTCTTGCCGTCGCACGCGGAGGCTCGGTGCGGGCCGCCGCCAAGCGCCTCGGCGTCAACCACGCGACCGTGCTGCGACGCATCGCCCAGCTCGAGGACCGCCTTGGGGCGCAGATGTTCGAAAAGCTGCCTTCGGGCTACCGCCTGACGGCCGCGGGCGAGGAGGTCCTCGAGCTCGCGGAGCGGATGGAAGCGTCGTCGCACCAGCTGGAGACACGCGTCTTCGGTCGCGACCAGAGCGTGCGCGGGCTTCTGCGGGTGACGCTGGCTCCGACGCTCGCGACACACCTGCTCATGCCGGACTTCGCCGACTTCGCGCGTCTGCATCCGGACATCGAGATGGAAATCTTGTCGTCCGGCGAGCTGGCAAATCTGACCAACCGAGACGCCGACGTCGCGGTGCGCGTCGTCTACGACCGCAAAACCCTGCCGCTCAATCTTCACGGCCTGAAGGGAGCGGAGCTGTTCGGCGGCGTCTACATGTCCCGGGATCGACTGGCCGCATGGCGTGCGGGCGCCCCTGATCCTATCCGCTGGATCGTCATAAGCAGTCATGGAATTCCGCAATGGGCCAGCGAGGGTGAGGTTCGCACCACGGCGGTTCCATTCAGGACCACGGACGGCGAGGCGCAGATCGTTGCTGTACGGCAAGGGCTCGGGATGACGACACTGCCGTGCTTCATCGGCGATGCCGACCCCCTGCTGGCGAGGGTGCCAGGTACCGACCTGCACATGTACGGAACGGTTTGGCTTCTCACACAGGGTGAGACACGCAAGACAAAGCGCGTGCGGCTCTTCACCGAGTTCGTATCCCGCAGGCTCGCCGCGTACGCGCCGCTTCTCGCGGGACTGTCCCTATCGCGCGACTGA
- a CDS encoding family 2 glycosyl transferase translates to MAVQVKNRSIDIGVCTFRRPELADTLRSLATMEMPEGFDISVIVADNDDTPSAQALVTALTQELKLPIRYRHAPARNISVARNACLDASAADFLAFIDDDETASTRWLAELVATAGESGATAVLGPVRALYRPDAPDWMRRGDFHSTLPVWVRGEIRTGYTCNVLLRMGSDSLRGRRFSLARGQTGGEDTEFFDQMVKAGGRIAFAQEAWVDEVVPRSRAAFDWLGRRRFRVGQTHGHLLGSNTRGIGLIKHVGLASAKAAFCFAAALPVVASPVRRNRSVLRGIMHVGVVSGLVGVREIRLYGQSSPAEGGKRAA, encoded by the coding sequence ATGGCGGTTCAGGTCAAGAACCGCAGCATCGACATCGGCGTGTGCACGTTCCGCCGGCCGGAACTGGCCGACACGCTGCGCTCGCTCGCCACCATGGAGATGCCTGAGGGCTTTGATATCAGCGTCATCGTCGCCGACAATGACGACACCCCGAGCGCCCAGGCGCTGGTGACGGCGCTGACGCAGGAGTTGAAATTGCCGATCCGCTACCGGCATGCCCCGGCGCGCAACATCTCGGTCGCTCGCAACGCTTGCCTCGATGCCAGCGCGGCGGATTTCCTCGCCTTCATCGACGACGACGAGACTGCTTCCACCCGCTGGCTGGCCGAACTGGTGGCGACGGCCGGGGAAAGTGGTGCAACGGCCGTGCTCGGCCCGGTGCGGGCGCTTTATCGCCCGGATGCACCGGACTGGATGCGGCGCGGCGATTTCCACTCGACCTTGCCGGTCTGGGTGCGCGGCGAGATCCGCACCGGCTACACCTGCAACGTCCTGCTGCGCATGGGTTCGGACAGCCTGCGCGGCCGTCGCTTCAGCCTGGCGCGCGGCCAGACCGGCGGCGAGGATACCGAGTTCTTCGATCAGATGGTCAAGGCCGGCGGGCGCATCGCCTTTGCGCAAGAGGCCTGGGTGGACGAGGTGGTGCCGCGCTCGAGAGCCGCGTTCGACTGGCTCGGCCGCCGCCGTTTTCGCGTCGGTCAGACGCATGGCCACCTCCTGGGCAGCAATACGCGAGGCATCGGGCTGATCAAGCATGTCGGCCTGGCCTCCGCAAAGGCAGCCTTTTGTTTCGCCGCCGCACTTCCCGTCGTCGCCAGCCCGGTGCGCAGGAACCGCAGCGTGCTGCGCGGCATCATGCATGTCGGCGTCGTCAGCGGCCTTGTCGGCGTCCGCGAAATCCGCCTCTACGGCCAATCCTCACCTGCGGAAGGAGGCAAGCGTGCAGCCTGA
- a CDS encoding acyltransferase 3, translated as MAQQKITFGGVDILRFLAAVLVMVYHYGFWVWAYPDGISAQATGGIPPQPDIGAWVGSGWVGVEIFFVISGFVIAFSAEKSTPLRFFEARVKRLAPAVWICAPVTAVLLLLIGLSWPTDAAVRLVRTGLFAPYGPWVDSVYWTLGIEIAFYAVVWILLRLGRFHLMEAVAIFIGLVSTLFWCLYYPLGWADFAETRWLQLTLVHHGCFFAVGVLLWLMRFKALTPSRLAFCLLFLGGGVLQIASSVDVHSIKVNAVMPYAPPMLIFLVAIALMAWSLRLDLSWSGWRRIGLMTYPLYLIHDVVGAAMLGPMVRAGVPYLLSMAVVGATMIAASWLVATEAEPRIRLLLDHTVFRYRLKAA; from the coding sequence ATGGCTCAGCAGAAAATTACGTTTGGCGGCGTCGACATATTGCGGTTCCTCGCCGCCGTGCTTGTGATGGTCTACCACTATGGCTTCTGGGTGTGGGCCTATCCCGATGGCATCTCGGCGCAGGCCACGGGTGGTATCCCCCCGCAACCCGATATAGGCGCCTGGGTCGGGTCAGGCTGGGTCGGCGTCGAGATATTCTTCGTCATCAGCGGCTTCGTCATCGCCTTCAGCGCCGAGAAGTCGACGCCGCTGCGGTTTTTCGAGGCCAGGGTGAAGCGGCTGGCGCCGGCCGTCTGGATCTGCGCACCGGTTACCGCCGTGCTGCTTCTTCTCATCGGCCTGAGCTGGCCGACCGATGCGGCGGTCAGGCTGGTCCGCACCGGCCTGTTCGCGCCCTATGGTCCCTGGGTGGACAGCGTCTACTGGACGCTCGGCATCGAGATCGCCTTCTACGCCGTCGTCTGGATCCTGCTGCGGCTTGGCCGCTTCCATCTGATGGAGGCGGTCGCCATTTTCATCGGCCTGGTCAGCACGCTGTTCTGGTGCCTCTATTATCCGCTCGGCTGGGCGGACTTCGCCGAGACACGCTGGCTGCAACTCACCCTGGTGCACCATGGCTGCTTCTTCGCCGTCGGCGTGCTGCTCTGGCTGATGCGGTTCAAGGCGCTGACGCCCTCGCGCCTTGCCTTCTGCCTGCTGTTCCTCGGCGGCGGCGTGCTGCAGATCGCCAGTTCGGTCGACGTCCATAGCATCAAGGTCAATGCCGTGATGCCCTATGCGCCACCGATGCTGATCTTCCTCGTCGCCATCGCCTTGATGGCGTGGTCGCTGCGGCTCGACCTCAGCTGGAGCGGCTGGCGCCGCATCGGCCTGATGACCTATCCGCTCTACCTGATCCACGACGTCGTCGGCGCGGCAATGCTTGGGCCGATGGTCCGTGCCGGAGTGCCTTATCTCCTGTCGATGGCGGTCGTCGGCGCGACCATGATCGCGGCAAGCTGGCTGGTCGCCACCGAGGCCGAACCGCGTATCCGGCTGCTGCTCGACCACACCGTCTTCCGCTACCGGCTCAAGGCCGCTTAG
- a CDS encoding coenzyme F420-dependent NADP oxidoreductase gives MSYAIVGFGNIGKALAKAFARKGIDVSVATTRDPESFAADAAAIGPTIIPKKLADAVKADIIFLAVRFESHPDVAKALATWQGKTIVDVTNAYGVPPEKLGGQPSSKFVAQAFSGAKLVKGFNHLVAAVLDQDPALHGGRRVVFLASDDDAAAAEIAALAEKLGFAPIKLGGLSEGGLLVQARGNGWGHLIFKDLAKFDG, from the coding sequence GTGAGCTACGCAATTGTCGGCTTCGGCAATATCGGCAAGGCCCTGGCCAAGGCGTTTGCCCGCAAGGGCATCGACGTGTCCGTTGCAACCACGCGCGACCCGGAAAGCTTTGCAGCCGATGCGGCCGCGATCGGACCCACGATCATTCCCAAAAAGCTGGCGGACGCGGTCAAGGCGGACATCATCTTTTTAGCTGTCCGTTTCGAGTCGCACCCGGATGTCGCGAAGGCGCTCGCCACCTGGCAGGGAAAGACCATCGTCGATGTGACCAATGCCTACGGCGTGCCTCCTGAAAAATTGGGGGGACAGCCTTCTTCCAAGTTCGTTGCACAGGCATTTTCGGGTGCAAAACTGGTCAAGGGCTTCAACCATCTGGTCGCTGCTGTCCTTGATCAGGATCCGGCCCTACATGGTGGCAGAAGAGTCGTATTTCTGGCGAGCGACGATGACGCTGCCGCAGCGGAGATTGCTGCGCTCGCGGAAAAGCTCGGTTTCGCGCCGATCAAACTTGGCGGGCTTTCGGAAGGTGGGTTGCTGGTCCAGGCGCGCGGAAATGGCTGGGGTCATCTGATCTTTAAGGACTTGGCCAAGTTCGACGGATGA
- a CDS encoding short-chain dehydrogenase/reductase SDR, producing the protein MTRLNGKTAVITGGATGIGRAAAKRFIEEGAFVFIFGRRQEALDAAVADLGPNARAVKGSVSDEVDLDRLYAAVKAERGSLDIVFANAGAGGPLPLGQITAEHIDETFDTNVKGTIFTVQKALPLMGPGASIILTGSSAGTTGAPGFTAYSASKAAVRNLARTWAEDLKGTGIRVNVLSPGATATELAKEALGEEGQKAYGAMTPLQRMADPAEIAAVAAFLASSDSSFMTASEVAVDGGLAQL; encoded by the coding sequence ATGACCAGATTGAATGGAAAGACCGCCGTCATCACCGGCGGCGCTACCGGCATCGGCCGCGCCGCAGCAAAGCGCTTCATCGAGGAGGGCGCCTTCGTCTTCATCTTCGGCCGCCGGCAGGAAGCGCTCGACGCCGCTGTGGCGGACCTCGGGCCCAATGCCCGCGCGGTGAAAGGCTCGGTCTCGGATGAGGTCGACCTCGACCGGCTCTACGCGGCTGTGAAGGCCGAGCGCGGAAGCCTCGACATCGTCTTCGCCAATGCCGGGGCCGGAGGCCCGCTTCCGCTCGGCCAGATCACCGCCGAGCACATTGACGAAACCTTCGATACCAATGTGAAGGGTACGATTTTCACGGTCCAGAAGGCGTTGCCGCTGATGGGCCCGGGCGCTTCGATCATCCTGACCGGGTCGAGCGCCGGCACGACGGGCGCCCCGGGATTCACTGCCTACAGCGCGAGCAAGGCGGCAGTGCGCAATCTCGCGCGGACCTGGGCGGAGGACCTGAAGGGCACCGGCATCCGGGTCAACGTGTTGTCGCCCGGGGCGACGGCGACCGAACTCGCCAAGGAAGCGCTGGGCGAGGAGGGCCAGAAGGCCTACGGCGCGATGACTCCGCTCCAGCGCATGGCCGATCCCGCGGAGATCGCGGCGGTGGCTGCCTTTCTCGCGTCGTCGGACAGCAGCTTCATGACCGCCAGCGAGGTCGCCGTCGACGGCGGCCTGGCACAACTCTGA
- a CDS encoding UTP-glucose-1-phosphate uridylyltransferase: MKKIRKAVIPVAGLGTRFLPATKSMPKEMLPVVDRPVVQYAVDEAFEAGIEHIVFVTGRNKAVIEDYFDLHPELIGTLEQTGKKTQLEALESMLPVAGATSFIRQQSPQGLGHAVWCAREVIGNEPFALLLPDMVSFGGRGCLAETVDLYERTGGNVIAVERCDPSETNKYGIVGRGADVGGGFEVSAMVEKPAPANAPSNFYINGRYILQPEIFALLGNQQRGAGNEIQLTDAMVRLSKDQPFFAQPFLGRMFDCGSKEGFIQANIAFALSRNDMKGPVFEMLQEFVRSHERQEEAA; this comes from the coding sequence ATGAAGAAAATCAGGAAGGCCGTGATACCGGTGGCGGGGCTTGGAACACGGTTCCTGCCGGCGACCAAGTCGATGCCGAAGGAAATGCTTCCCGTCGTCGACAGGCCTGTCGTGCAATATGCGGTGGACGAGGCCTTCGAAGCCGGCATCGAGCACATTGTGTTCGTGACCGGCCGCAACAAGGCGGTCATCGAGGACTATTTCGACCTGCATCCGGAATTGATTGGAACCCTGGAGCAGACCGGCAAGAAGACCCAGCTGGAGGCGCTCGAAAGCATGCTGCCGGTGGCCGGCGCCACCTCTTTCATCCGCCAGCAGTCGCCGCAGGGCCTCGGCCACGCCGTCTGGTGCGCCCGCGAGGTCATCGGCAATGAGCCCTTCGCCCTGCTTTTGCCTGATATGGTCTCCTTCGGCGGGCGCGGCTGTCTGGCCGAAACCGTCGACCTTTATGAGCGCACCGGCGGCAACGTCATCGCCGTGGAGCGTTGCGATCCGAGCGAGACCAACAAATACGGCATTGTCGGCCGCGGCGCCGATGTCGGCGGTGGTTTCGAGGTCTCGGCCATGGTTGAAAAGCCGGCACCGGCCAACGCGCCGTCGAACTTCTACATCAACGGCCGCTACATCTTGCAGCCCGAGATCTTCGCGCTGCTGGGCAACCAGCAACGCGGCGCTGGCAACGAGATCCAGTTGACGGACGCCATGGTCCGCCTGTCGAAGGACCAGCCATTCTTCGCCCAGCCTTTCCTGGGTCGCATGTTCGATTGCGGGTCCAAGGAAGGCTTCATCCAGGCCAACATCGCCTTCGCGCTGTCGCGCAATGACATGAAGGGCCCGGTTTTCGAGATGCTTCAGGAGTTCGTCCGGTCGCATGAACGCCAGGAAGAAGCCGCATAA
- a CDS encoding exopolysaccharide transporter — translation MPNSDAANGEDFIDIERLLGMAARQAKVVAVCAAIGLFLGMLYLQTTPPKYVSVSSVLIDEGLNKIVDDISAASTTMQTDSAILSQIEILTSTRLAAVVVDKLKLDQNEAFMNPPQSALARGVGLIRSLIQYVHPSAPMPGMGDFSKLDPATRDALIAAAGRDYAILKLQNEIRADRVGRSYVIALGYQATDPGLAKAITKAYADAYLADQLDASFDATERAAVWLQGRLTELRESSQQASLAVEKFRAEHGLSANSDGQLMSDKQLADLNAQLIVAQADTARASARYQQYKSIVDSGSDNAFKDAAISADQPSSSVISALKTRYLTVAKRQQDVEANFGPDHPQAVALAKEKADISKQIFGELKQLTESYRNEYEVAQARETALRANVAAAQGKSSIDNQSQVQLRDLDQKATALTTLYQTFLGRYEEAAQQQSFPVGKIRIISDASTPLSASSPRTVIVLGLSLVLGVLMGAGFGGLNEFNERFFRTGEEVRDRVGLKFLGYLPTVGSRPAKEDKQAEAQPDAKTVRSPAANERRARMRVSIDAPSSMFAETLRSAKIAFDVVMEGQGSRVVGVISVLPGEGKSTVAANLAGLLAANGARTLLIDGDLRNPGLSRSLGMEAEQGLMEAVVNGQTWQSVGKIDRQTKLAIIPAVLRGNFSHTSELLSSAGMRRFIENAKETFEYIVVDLPPLGPVVDAKAFAPLVDGFVLVTEWGRTPRAMVRSMLESEPYVANKIVGAVLNKVDLKKLARYGSFGASEKFFDKYSTYYLDKSEVRTKAAV, via the coding sequence TTGCCGAATTCGGACGCAGCAAATGGCGAAGACTTCATCGATATCGAGCGGCTGCTTGGCATGGCTGCGCGGCAGGCCAAGGTGGTTGCCGTGTGCGCCGCCATCGGTCTTTTCCTGGGCATGCTCTATCTGCAGACAACGCCCCCCAAATATGTGTCGGTCTCGAGCGTGCTGATCGACGAGGGCCTGAACAAGATCGTCGACGATATTTCGGCGGCGTCGACGACCATGCAGACCGATTCCGCCATTCTGAGCCAGATCGAGATCCTGACCTCGACGCGGCTCGCCGCGGTGGTCGTCGACAAGCTCAAACTCGACCAGAACGAAGCGTTCATGAATCCGCCGCAGTCGGCGCTTGCCCGGGGCGTCGGCCTGATCCGCAGCCTGATCCAGTATGTCCACCCCAGCGCCCCCATGCCGGGCATGGGTGACTTCAGCAAGCTCGACCCCGCAACGCGCGATGCGCTGATTGCCGCGGCGGGCCGCGACTACGCCATCCTCAAGCTGCAGAACGAGATCCGGGCGGATCGTGTCGGACGAAGCTACGTCATCGCGCTTGGCTATCAGGCGACGGATCCAGGACTGGCGAAAGCCATCACCAAAGCCTATGCCGACGCCTATCTTGCCGATCAGCTCGATGCCAGCTTCGACGCCACCGAGCGCGCGGCGGTCTGGCTGCAGGGCCGGCTGACGGAACTGCGCGAAAGCTCGCAGCAGGCATCGCTGGCGGTCGAGAAGTTCAGGGCCGAACACGGGCTGTCCGCCAACAGCGACGGCCAGCTGATGAGCGACAAGCAGCTTGCCGACCTCAACGCCCAGCTCATCGTGGCGCAGGCCGACACGGCGCGCGCCAGCGCCCGCTACCAGCAGTACAAGTCGATCGTCGACAGCGGCTCGGACAACGCTTTCAAGGACGCCGCAATATCGGCCGACCAGCCGAGCAGCTCGGTCATTTCGGCGCTCAAGACCCGCTATCTCACCGTCGCCAAGCGGCAGCAGGATGTCGAGGCGAATTTCGGTCCCGATCATCCTCAGGCCGTGGCGCTTGCCAAGGAAAAGGCCGACATATCGAAGCAGATCTTCGGTGAGCTGAAACAGCTCACCGAAAGCTATCGCAACGAGTATGAGGTCGCGCAGGCGCGCGAGACCGCGCTCCGGGCCAATGTCGCCGCCGCACAGGGCAAGAGTTCCATCGACAACCAGTCGCAGGTCCAGTTGCGCGACCTCGACCAGAAGGCGACAGCGCTCACCACGCTCTATCAGACGTTCCTCGGCCGCTACGAGGAAGCCGCGCAGCAGCAATCCTTCCCGGTCGGCAAGATCCGCATCATCTCAGATGCCTCGACGCCGCTCTCCGCCTCGAGCCCGCGCACCGTCATCGTGCTCGGACTGTCGCTCGTGCTCGGCGTGCTGATGGGCGCCGGCTTTGGCGGCCTCAACGAATTCAACGAGCGGTTCTTCCGGACCGGCGAGGAGGTCCGCGACCGCGTCGGCCTCAAATTCCTCGGCTACCTGCCGACCGTCGGCAGCAGACCCGCCAAGGAGGACAAGCAGGCCGAGGCTCAGCCGGATGCCAAGACAGTCAGGTCGCCGGCCGCCAACGAAAGGCGGGCGCGCATGCGGGTCAGCATCGACGCTCCGTCATCGATGTTCGCCGAAACGCTGCGCAGCGCCAAGATCGCCTTCGATGTCGTGATGGAAGGGCAAGGCAGCCGCGTCGTCGGCGTCATCTCGGTGCTTCCCGGCGAAGGCAAGTCGACGGTCGCGGCCAATCTCGCAGGGCTGCTGGCCGCCAATGGCGCCAGGACGCTGCTCATCGATGGCGATTTGCGCAATCCGGGCCTCAGCCGCAGCCTCGGCATGGAGGCCGAGCAGGGCCTGATGGAGGCCGTGGTCAACGGCCAGACCTGGCAATCCGTCGGCAAGATCGACCGGCAGACCAAGCTCGCCATTATCCCCGCCGTGCTGCGCGGCAACTTCTCGCACACCAGCGAGCTCTTGTCCTCAGCCGGAATGCGGCGCTTCATCGAGAACGCCAAGGAGACCTTCGAATACATCGTCGTCGATCTGCCGCCGCTCGGGCCGGTGGTCGACGCCAAGGCCTTCGCGCCGTTGGTCGACGGCTTCGTGCTGGTCACCGAATGGGGCCGCACGCCGCGCGCCATGGTGCGCTCGATGCTGGAATCCGAACCCTACGTCGCCAACAAGATCGTCGGCGCGGTGCTGAACAAGGTCGACCTGAAGAAGCTCGCCAGATATGGATCGTTCGGGGCTTCGGAGAAATTCTTCGACAAATATTCGACCTACTATCTCGACAAGTCGGAAGTACGCACCAAGGCAGCGGTCTAG
- a CDS encoding short-chain dehydrogenase/reductase SDR — protein MKKLEGKVAVITGGSSGIGLATAKRFVEEGAQVVIVGRREKTLQEAATLIGRNVTTVVGDVSRLEDLDRLYATVKEKHGHIDILFANAGAGTVAPLAAATEAHFDQTFDVNVKGLFFTVQKALPLFKDGGSIILNSSVSNVMGLPAFSAYAASKAAVRSFSRSWTLELKDRNIRVNTMSPGAIETPALATTTGLNAEQAEQAVAQFAAQIPMGRRGKPEEIAAALTFLASDESSYITGIDLAVDGGWAQV, from the coding sequence ATGAAAAAGCTCGAAGGTAAGGTTGCAGTCATCACAGGCGGAAGCAGCGGGATTGGCTTGGCGACGGCCAAGCGTTTTGTGGAAGAAGGTGCGCAGGTCGTGATCGTTGGACGACGCGAGAAAACCTTACAAGAGGCCGCGACCCTTATCGGGAGAAACGTGACAACAGTCGTGGGCGACGTCTCGCGCTTGGAAGATCTGGACCGGCTCTACGCCACCGTCAAAGAGAAACATGGTCACATCGACATTCTCTTCGCAAACGCGGGCGCAGGGACAGTCGCGCCGCTCGCGGCAGCTACTGAGGCCCATTTTGACCAGACCTTCGATGTGAACGTGAAGGGGTTGTTCTTTACGGTGCAGAAGGCCCTTCCCCTTTTCAAAGACGGCGGATCGATCATTCTGAACTCTTCGGTCTCGAATGTGATGGGGCTGCCAGCGTTCAGCGCCTACGCAGCAAGTAAGGCAGCTGTTCGCAGCTTCTCGCGGTCTTGGACACTGGAACTGAAGGACCGCAATATTCGCGTCAATACGATGAGCCCTGGCGCGATCGAGACTCCCGCCTTGGCGACAACGACCGGCCTTAACGCTGAGCAAGCCGAGCAGGCGGTCGCCCAGTTTGCTGCACAGATCCCAATGGGTCGCAGGGGCAAGCCAGAGGAAATCGCGGCTGCCCTCACGTTCCTCGCCTCGGATGAAAGCTCCTACATCACCGGTATAGATCTCGCGGTCGATGGTGGTTGGGCGCAGGTCTGA
- a CDS encoding glycosyltransferase, succinoglycan biosynthesis protein EXOO, with translation MQPDVSFVPDVSVVIAAYNAEATLDRAIASAIAQKGVSVEIIVVDDQSRDATLDVARAYPQDIVRVVALATNRGPGGARNAGLDVARGRWIAVLDSDDAVFPGRLAAMIGRAEKADAQIAVDNLQVVREDGVVEDAMFPLQYLESLREITLATYIAGNIVFESKFNLGYLKPIFQRKFLDENRLRYDEKLRIGEDYILFAEALAKGGRCVVEPEIGYAYHIRSGSISRVLELHHVEAMRKADAAFAQTHRMDEAAQAAFARRGRSLRKAASFLAMVQHIKARSPLKAIRTALSDPAAVRHMGMPIAVRLRRVAAQFAVGAGR, from the coding sequence GTGCAGCCTGACGTCTCCTTCGTCCCCGATGTTTCCGTTGTGATTGCGGCCTACAATGCCGAGGCGACGCTCGACAGGGCGATCGCCAGCGCCATCGCGCAGAAGGGCGTCAGCGTCGAGATCATCGTCGTCGACGACCAGTCGCGTGATGCCACGCTCGATGTTGCGCGGGCCTACCCGCAGGACATCGTGCGCGTCGTCGCCCTGGCCACGAATCGCGGTCCCGGCGGCGCCCGAAATGCCGGGCTCGACGTCGCCCGCGGCAGGTGGATCGCGGTTCTCGATTCCGACGATGCCGTCTTTCCCGGCCGTCTCGCCGCCATGATCGGCCGCGCCGAAAAAGCCGATGCCCAGATCGCCGTCGACAATCTCCAGGTCGTCCGCGAGGACGGGGTCGTCGAGGATGCGATGTTCCCACTGCAGTATCTGGAAAGCCTGCGCGAGATTACGCTGGCCACCTACATCGCCGGCAACATCGTCTTCGAATCGAAATTCAACCTCGGCTACCTCAAGCCGATCTTCCAGCGCAAGTTCCTGGACGAGAACCGGCTTCGCTATGACGAGAAACTGAGGATCGGCGAGGACTACATCCTGTTTGCCGAGGCGCTCGCCAAGGGCGGCAGATGCGTGGTCGAGCCAGAGATCGGCTATGCCTATCATATCCGCAGCGGCTCCATCTCGCGTGTGCTCGAGCTTCACCATGTCGAAGCCATGCGCAAGGCGGATGCCGCATTCGCTCAGACCCATCGGATGGACGAGGCAGCCCAGGCGGCTTTCGCCCGGCGCGGCCGCAGCCTGCGCAAGGCGGCCTCCTTCCTGGCGATGGTTCAGCACATCAAGGCGCGGTCCCCGCTCAAGGCGATCCGGACGGCGCTCAGCGACCCGGCTGCGGTCAGGCATATGGGAATGCCGATCGCCGTGCGGTTGCGACGAGTAGCGGCACAGTTTGCCGTGGGGGCGGGGAGGTGA